In the Ictidomys tridecemlineatus isolate mIctTri1 chromosome 10, mIctTri1.hap1, whole genome shotgun sequence genome, CAATGTGAGGCTTATCGTTTCTCATTTTTGATTGCAGAGGCTTGATGAAGGGCAAGGATGGGGTCGGTAGGAGCAGAGAAAGTGGTGGTGAATTTAGATAGGTTACCAGAGTGTGGAGTAATGGAAGCACCACTGGCCCGATGACCCCAGCCATAGGTTTCAGGCCCAGCTTTATGGGTGTGGACTGTTGGACCTGGGAAGGTCACTGTGCCTCTCTGCAGAATCCAGGAGCAGTGCAAGGTCAGCTCTGGAACCATACTCTTTGGCTTCTAGTTGTGGCTTGGTCAATTCCTGGTGGTGTGACATTGAACAAGTTACCTTTCTttttgtgcttcagtttcctcatctgtaaaatgagattgTAACTCTGGTGTAGTTGTGAGAAGTGTAAAAACTCTTAGAAATGGTACCTGGCATGTGATAACTACATTATCAATGGTGTCTGTAAACACTGAGAGGAGTGGTGGATCCCACATTTAATAAGACTCAAGAAATGGGATAAGGAAGTGCtttcagaaagtaaaaaaatctatacaaacaAGGCTTTATGGCCCTGCTGGATGGTTTCCGTACTACTGAGCCATTTTTCCAAGCTTTCCATAACCCTCACTGTCCACCTGTGGGAGTGAGTTGTCCAGTGGATATGAGTGTGAAGGCTGGGGCTAGACTGCCTGGGTCTGAGTCTCCTAGTTTTGTCATTTACTGGCCATGTGAACCTGAGCAAATGATGTCACTTTTGTGCCTTgatttcctcatttgcaaaaatgagaataatagtgCTACCTGCACCTAGGGCCGTTGAGAGGACTCATTAGTGTGTGTTTGTAACTGCTTGGCATGGCCTGCGGTCAGCGTTGGTGTTACTGCTGTTGTCTTGCGCTAGGTGCCTGCCTCCCTTCCCCTTACAGACATGCCCAACTCTTAGCCACCCTTGGTCTTGCTTCCTGACTGATGGGCTTTGCCCTGGTGTTGGGCACCAGGGAATTGACTGTGCCTCAGTGGGTCATAGGAAGGGTGCTGTTTTGGGCAGGGACTGGCGCTCTGCCATGTGGGCCATGTTGGTTGTGGGGGTTGAAATAGTCTTCCCAGGACACCTTCTAACCAAGTCCTTCTTTTCTAGTCCCCCAGGGCCGGGAGACTGAGTGGCTCTTTGGCATGGAGGAGGGCCGGAAGCAGCTGGCAGCCAGCGCAGGCTTCAGGAGGCTGGTCACAGTGGCTCTTCATCGAGGTCAGCAGTACGACGGCATGGACAGTGTTCAGGCTGAGCTGTCCTCCAGAGTCATGGAGCTGGCTCCGGCCGGGATGCCCCCCCAGCAGCAGGTACCAAAGCTTTGGCAGTGGCTTTCATTGGTCCCTAGTCAGATTAGCAGCCAAGAAGGCAGAGGGAGCCTTGGAAGGAGCTAGGACCAGAGTCTGTGACCCCATTTCTGATCTTAAGAGTTAAATGGGCAGAAAAACACTCTCCCTTGCCCCAGGCAGAGGGGAGGGTGAGCAGTTGCCCTGACTGAGAGCCACAGTGGCCTTATAGGGGCCGCACTTCACAGAGAGGCCTGAAGGGAATGCTCTTGTCTTTGCAGGCTCCAGCGTTAGAGCAGATTGCTCTGACCACATGCTTCTCTGTTCCCACTTCCGAAAAGAACTACCTTGGCCATTTGGCTTCTCATTACATCATTATCTGAGGGTGTAAGAAGGAAAGGGCCAGAACAGCTTAGTCTAATTTTCAGGATATGAGCACTGCTGCTTTGGTGTTTTGCTGGGAAGGAAACTATTATCTGTAAGATGACACCTTCTGACTTGTGCCATCCTGGTCACCATCAGCAATTGATGGGTGACTTTATTATGAGaacttttcccttcttgatagGTGGGAAAGCTGTGGTACTTGGATGCAACGGTAACagatctaaaaaagaaaaacaaatcccaGGTCCTGGGTGGGATCCATCCTGTGTTCCTGCCACTGGCCAACTTGGGCTGCTTTCCATCAGACTTATTTCAGGAAGGCCCAGATCCTCTGGGAGTTTCACCTGTGACTTTGTGTCACCAGTGCTGCACTCTGAGAGGTCAGGAATTCCTGTGATGATTAAACACTCtgacaggtttttaaaaaagaatagatgaAAAGTAGTGGGAGCCGGGACTAGTTTGggagaaaatgtatttttctcttaagGTTTAGAAAAGTGGAGACGAAATATGGGAATAACTTGGAGAAGGGAGAAAGATCTTCAAATTTCGAATGGTTGTTTCCTCTTGGATTTCATTGTCTTTATCCTTGTCTAGATTCCTCTTTAGAATTAAAGCTTCTTTCTGcagcttgggatgtagctcagttgtaaagcacatgactggcatgtgtgaagtcctgggttcaatctccagcctgcatttaaaaaaaaataaaataaaataactacagcTCCTTCCTAAGGGTTTCTGGTAGCTTTCATTATCCTGGACTATGGAGGGTTCTTTTAGGTTAGATGAgaaattcttatatttttctttgaaaaaaccAACTGCTTCTCGCTAGTGGTTTAGGAGATTTTATATGTTCAGATGATTTTTGAAAGGTGAATTAGATCTTTTGAGGTCTGTGAAAGGCTCCCCAAAGTACCTTAACTGAGTGGCACATCTTGGGAGTTGTTGCTGGCCAGAACCTTGATCTGTGGATTCCTTACATTCACACATGGGAGGGATTCTCACGTCTCGTGTTTTGACCACATCTCTGGCTGTACCTTCAGGTGCCCTTCCTGTCTGTAGGTGGGGACATCGGGGTCCGGACTGTTCAGCACCAGGACTGCAGCCCCTTGAGTGGCGACTATGTCATCGAGGATGTGCAAGGGGATGACAGGCGGTACTTTCGGCGACTGATCTTCCTCAGCAACAGGAATGTGGTGCAGTCGGAAGCCAGGTTGCTGAAGGATGTGTCTCACCACCGAGGTGAGGCATTGTGGGCACGGTGGTGGGAGGGACCTCGGGGGCATGGCATGGATTCTCACTTTGGGAGCTTGATGAGGTGTAGGACAGCTTGGGTGCCTGTGATCAGAGGCACATGGCCCTGTGGGCTGTCCTCTCCTGCCTCTTGGCTTATAAGGTGCTGCTAGGGATAAGTAGAATAGaggtatttattttgttcttgagCAAAGCCTGATTCTGAAGTGATGAGCAGAGgtggtgaaaaaaataaatgtgagaatTGCTTTAGTGCCTTAGTTTAAAGGACATCTGTTTTGCAAGTGGCTGCATACATATCCGTATGTTGTCTCAGTAGACCTCCTTGAGGTTAGCCAGAACTGTGGAGGTTGCAGGTGAGCCTTCCTCTATAGTGTGACCCTGAAACGTGCTCCAGAGGGTTTTAGAGTTGACTGGTGCCTTAGAAGCCATCTAGTCCAGTGCTGTTCAGAAGAACAGTATATGATGAAGGAAATGGTTCTTACCACTAAGCTTCCAGTATGGTGGCCACTAGCGGTAAATGGTTTCTGAGCATGCAGTGTGGCTGGTGTGACTAAGtactcaaatttaattttaattaatttgcatttaaattaaaGCTACCATAAATAGCGTGGCTACAGTGCTGGGCAGAATGATCTGGACTTCTTCCACTGCCTGAGTGGGCTCCCAGATACCGGGCAGACGCACTCCCTGATGGGGAGGTCATGATAgtttgtttgcctgttttcttCTCTGGGTGTGCATATTGGTATTATCGTGAACAACTTAGAAATCAACTGTATATAGTAGAAGGTGAATGCTCCTGTCCTCCCCGCTCTGGGACAGCTTCTCTTTGAGTCCCAGATGTTCAGGCGAGGGTCCTCAGCCGCTCCCTTTGCATGACATGCTGTCCTGGCAGCAGAGCCATTTGGAAGAGGGTGGAGTGAACGCACGGTCTTGAGGCCATGGACAGAAGAATGGCTTTTCTTTAGGGTGTGCCTTGGTCAAGTGCACATGTTTTTTGGGCTTCTGCCTCTCATTTGGTCATTGGGATCTAGTGGTGTGTGTTGAATGTTAAAATAACCATCTTTCAGTGGGAGGAGAGATGCCTGATTTGTAGTTCTCCAATTTTTGTGATTTAAATGCTCTGTCCATGGCCAATTTCAGACTATCTGTATGGAATCAGCCAGTTTGCACAGTTCTTGCATATTTGGCAATTGGCTGTCCGGTCTGTTCAAGCCAGCTGCTGCATACTGCTGCCGGGATCCCTTGCTTTCCAAGGACTAGTGGAAGAAGCTTAGAACTTCATTAATCCAAATCTCTCACTTAgcccagaagaaaaggaaaaaggacaaGAAGAAGCAGCGGCCTGCTGATACTCCTGAGGACCTCCCTCCAGCCCCGGGGCAGTCCGTTGACAAGAGTTACCTCTGTTGTGAACACCATAAAGCCATGATCGCCGGCCTTGCCCTGCTGAGAAACCCAGAGCTGCTCCTAGGTGAGCGGTGGTACTGCTTGCCACAGGAGAGAGCATGTGAGATCACACAAGCCAGTGAGCTCCCTTGTTGCTCAGGACATGATGACAGACAAGTGCACGTGTGCTCACatcctccttcttcccttccatcTTCTGAGTTAATGAGCATCCAGCTAGCTCTGCCTCAGACTCCGCCTGTACTGTGTCAGTGGCTACGTGCATTGTGgtctacattttgttttattttgtttatttctttttaaaattagtgaaatATGTTCAATGAGGTATGTACACAGATTTTAAGTTATTCAGCTTAGACATTTCCATATGTATATACCCATGTAACTAGATAGACATTGAAAAATCACATCTTCGATGCCCTTGGATAATGTGTGGCTTCTCAGTGCAGTGATGGCCTTATCACTAATAACAGGTTGGGATCTGGCCACCTTGGCAAACATGTTCCTGTTTCTTTCTACCTGTGTGACCGTCTTACCCCAAACCCCAAGTGTGCCAGTGCTTTTGGCTCTTCTTGGTGTTAACGTGTGTCCCTAAGATTGTAGTTCTTAGAATCAATCCCAGGGTCTGTCTCCTTTTAGCAATTCTTTCGTTTCttgtctttcctcctccctcctgtggATTCTCTCCTTAGGGTCAGGATTTGGGCCTTTGATTGCCTGGGAACTGGAATGGGTTACCCTTGCTTGGTTGGGATGTCTGAGAAGGCAGTTATaatggcctcttttttttttggtattggggattgaactcgggcattCGACCATTGAACCACTTCCCCAGCcgtaatttgtattttatttagagacagggtctcattgagttgcttagtgcctcaccattgctgaggctggctttgagctcatgatccatcccaagctgctgggattgcaggtgtactGCACCTGGCTTATAATGGCCTTTTTGAGTCAAGAGCCAGGTGAAGGGCATGGTGCCTGTGCTGCCTTATGATTGTGAGCAAGATTGGCCATTATCCCTCCATTTCATGGGTCTCAGGGTTGTCCTCTGATGGGACTTGTGATACAGTGTCAGCTTAGCACTTAGGGATCTTTAAGGGACTATAGCATCATACTGGTTCTTCTGGATCTAGGTCAGTAAAATTAAAGGTGACTTTTTGAATGTCAGTTGGctcctgaatccctgggatgaGATGGGGGGCCAGGTCTTTGAATCTTGTATCCCTAGGCAGAGCCAACAGTGTGACTTCCTCTTGTCTCCCCCAAGCTGGTTCAGAACTTGGCAATGAGCAGATGGCAAAGTGATGCTCTCTTCTTTGATTACAGAGACTCCACTGGCGCTACTGGTGGTAGGCCTGGGTGGGGGCAGCCTCCCCCTGTTTGTTCATGATCATTTCCCGAAATCTTGCATTGACGCTGTGGAGATTGACCCCTCCATGTTGGAAGTGGCCACCCGATGGTTTGGCTTTGCCCAGAGTGAACGGATGAAGGTGCACATCGCCGATGGCCTGGACTACATCACCAGCCTGGCGGGAGGAGAAGGTGCTGCTGGGGAGCTGTGGAGGGGGTGGGGAATGTGGCCTCGGGGGTTCATCTCTGCCAGGTAGCGACAGCCTCGCTCCAGCTTTTTTGTTACATCTGTTCCATGACTATGAAGTGccagctgtgtcctcacatggtgttAGGCGTTGGGTTCAGCAGCAAGACAGATGGACCATTTCTGTTTTTAGGTCGTTAACAGACCAGTTGGCCTCTCTTCTGACCCTGTGCCCTTGCCACTTCTTCACCAGTCCAAGGAAGCTGGttgaagaaagagggaagaaaagataGGGTGTGTTTTGGAGGTGTTTCATATAATCCTTCAGGAGGAGGCAGaatcagaaagaaagacaaagagtaCTAATGTAGGTCAGatccaggggacatttggcaatgatttcttggttGTCACAAATTGGGGGGCTGTTGGTGCTACTGGCACCTCATGGGTAGGAGCCaaagatgctgctaaacatcccaCTTTGCATACGACAGCCACTCATGATGAATTGTCATGGTCAAACTGTCCATAGTGTGGAGGCTCGGAAACGGATCCAGGTGTCGGTTAGCGGGAATTTTCTTGTTCTCCTGCTGCCGTGATTAAGATTCCATTTTGCTCCAATGATTTGCACCCTAAGCTTAAGGTGAAGGTCATACTAATTTTATGCAGGATACTGGAGACAGTAGCTCCTCGTCTCTGGGAGCTCAGGCTGCCTTTCCCTGGTCTGCTTGTTCAGTGGCAGAACTCTGGTTCTTCCTGGATTGGAATGTCTTCCGGGAAGGGTGTAGAATCCTGGAGGGAGTATTTGGGGACTAGGATGTACAAGTGACATCACTGATTTTAATTGCAGACTGAACCTAATCCCAACAGTTTTATGGGTTCCCTTGCAAGGTCAGTTTGTGGGCCAGCCCAGGATGGCCAACCGTGAAGCATTTACCATGGTGCCAGGCACGTGGTGATGGTGCCTCTGATATCTACAAATCAGTTTGGAACAGTCCTTTAGTTGTTTCCTTTAGTTACCCACAACCTTTCAAATTATTGGGGGGCTTGAGGTGGCATCCCTTTCCTTAGACGTTGCTAAGCCAAGATGTTCTTGGAAAGAAACCAAAATCAGGAGTGGtggtacagctcagtggcagagtgcttgcctagcacgcgtgaggccctgGAATCAGTGTCCAGCACAAACAAAAGGCAACAAAACAAAATCGGTCTGTGCTGTAAGTAGGGATAGGCACGCAGTGGTCCTAAGCAAATAGTTGCTAATTACTGCAAGACTGATAGTGCAGTCTTAGGATTTGCTAGAAGCACATCAGAAGCATTGCAGGCCTTCCCCATGTAAAAACTACTTAGCACAGTGGGAGGCAGCAGACCGTTCATTGCCAGTTCTTCCTCCCCCATTTAGTCAGGTCATCTCTTTCTTGAGCCAGCTCATGTTCAGAAAGATAAACTCAAATTTCGGAGACTTGTTCTCCTGCCAGGACACTCGTGCTGTTTCCAGAGTTTGTCAGCTGTAGTTTGCTGGTTAGCCCTCACAGCCTGCTCAGCCGCTTCGTCTCGGTCAGTGCTTCTTGGCTCTGACTGCTGTCAGGATTACCTGGGAGGCTGGTGGGAAAGGAGAGGCTTCCTGCCTCGCAGGGTTTAGACCCAGCTGGCCTGCAGCGAAGCCCACGTTCTCCTAAGTATCAAGACACTTCCCAGGGTGTGCGGCTAACCAAGTAGTCTTCATCCTGGAGCGGGCCTGCTCTGGGTGTTTCTTTAGAAGGGCTCATCTGCACTGTGGGGTTTATACCCTCGGCACAGACATCTGCTGACAATATGGTGGCGTCAGTGCCCTCGGCAGGCAGACCCACTTAGCCACCGCTCTCACTATACTTCTAGAAGCACATCAGAAGCATTGCAGGCGTGGTGCAGGGACTACGTGATGCTTTTTCCAGCAAAGCCAAGGGTtcacttgcttttctttctcagcACGGCCTCTCTACGACGTCATCATGTTTGATGTAGACAGTAAGGACCCAACACTGGGCATGAGTTGTCCACCCCCAGCGTTTGTGGACCAACCCTTTCTGCAGAAGGTCAAAAGCATCCTGACTCATGAAGGTAGGAGAATGAATTATTGCACCTAAGTGTGTAGTTTGATCAGTTTCCCTGAATTGAATAGTCCAGTTACCAGTACTAAACACATTTCTAGCACCTTGGAAGTCCACCTGTTACCTGCTTTCAGTAATTTGTCCATTCTCTAAAGGTAACCAGTGTACTGACTGTCCCCTCAGCTTGTTCTGCCAGTTTTTGTTTGGTGTGTAGCTGTAATCAGGTCATAATCTCTGTCTGCTTTCCTTCTCTCAACACATCTTTCTGAGATTCAGCCACAGTGTTGTGTCTACACTGTCCGTTTTTATTCCTCTTTGTATCGTGTGACTATGCCTCAGTTCATTTCTCCATGACCACTGCTGGTTTGGGGGGCTCCTGTTTTGGGAGTCTTTCAAATAGCGCTGCCATTAACGTTCCAGTATGTGCTGCTTGATGGACTCATTTGTAAGCCTCTTGGGTACACAGAGCTGCAGCCGCGGCGTCATGATCATGTGGTGGTTGGCTCTCGTGGGCCCCTCCAcacattctgttttgttttgtttttccacatttttattggtgcattttagttgtgtgtattgatgggatttgttgctacATGTTCATACATGcccacagtataacaatataatttggccagtgtcACTCCCTAgcactccccctccctctcctcccccctcctgggtccctttcctctgctgatctccctttgacTGAGATTCTCCCCAGCCCATCCccatgtttctttcctttttcctctcaacCTTCTACACTTGAGAGAAAGCATATAACCCCTCaccttctgaatttggcttatttcacttaacataaggtTCTCAaagtttcatctattttcctgcaaatgacgatcatttcagtctttttttttatggccaaataaaactccactgggtatgtacaccacattttcttcatgcaTTTTTCTGCTGATGGGTACCTAGACTGGTTCCTctgtgaatggtgctgctgtaaacatgggtatgcatgcatcgctgtagtaagatgactttaattcttcagggtaatattgagaagtggtatagctggatcatatggtggttccatgcctagtcttttgagaaacctcatactgattttcatagtggttatACTAACTTACGATACCATGAACAGTATAAAAGtgttttttctccacatctccccagcatttattattatttgtattttt is a window encoding:
- the Mettl13 gene encoding eEF1A lysine and N-terminal methyltransferase isoform X2, translating into MEEGRKQLAASAGFRRLVTVALHRGQQYDGMDSVQAELSSRVMELAPAGMPPQQQVPFLSVGGDIGVRTVQHQDCSPLSGDYVIEDVQGDDRRYFRRLIFLSNRNVVQSEARLLKDVSHHRAQKKRKKDKKKQRPADTPEDLPPAPGQSVDKSYLCCEHHKAMIAGLALLRNPELLLETPLALLVVGLGGGSLPLFVHDHFPKSCIDAVEIDPSMLEVATRWFGFAQSERMKVHIADGLDYITSLAGGEARPLYDVIMFDVDSKDPTLGMSCPPPAFVDQPFLQKVKSILTHEGVFILNLVCRDLALKDSVLAGLKAVFPVLYVRRIEGEVNEILFCQLHPGQKLATPELLEMAQALERTLRRPGRGWDDTYVLSDMLKTVKIV